A window of the Pseudomonas fluorescens genome harbors these coding sequences:
- the aroQ gene encoding type II 3-dehydroquinate dehydratase yields MPPIVLVLNGPNLNLLGTREPATYGHETLADISALCGRAAEEFGLAVEFRQTNHEGELLDWIHGARQRCAGIVINPAAWTHTSVAIRDALVASELPVIEVHLSNVHAREPFRHHSFVSAIATAVMCGFGSHGYRLALEHFSQRLKG; encoded by the coding sequence ATGCCCCCTATCGTTCTGGTGCTCAACGGCCCGAACCTGAACCTGCTCGGCACCCGTGAACCGGCAACCTACGGCCACGAAACCCTGGCCGACATTTCTGCCCTGTGCGGGCGCGCCGCTGAAGAATTCGGCCTGGCCGTGGAGTTTCGCCAGACCAATCACGAAGGCGAACTGCTCGACTGGATTCACGGCGCCCGCCAGCGCTGCGCCGGCATCGTGATCAACCCGGCCGCCTGGACTCACACTTCGGTAGCGATTCGCGATGCCCTGGTCGCCAGTGAATTGCCGGTGATCGAAGTGCACCTGTCCAACGTCCACGCCCGCGAACCGTTCCGTCATCACTCGTTCGTCTCGGCCATCGCCACGGCGGTGATGTGCGGCTTCGGCAGCCACGGCTATCGCCTGGCCCTGGAACATTTCAGCCAGCGGCTGAAGGGGTGA